In one window of Zhihengliuella sp. ISTPL4 DNA:
- a CDS encoding GNAT family N-acetyltransferase — MTPLVIRDAVADDAEAVAGVHVRSWQAAYAGLIDQEVLDGLSVSERADGWRRIFADPLPTSLGTLVAERDGTVVGWASFGSGRDPDGLDDAELYGIYADPAAWSTGAGHALLDAAEQRMIDAGHTRAYLWVLDGNDRADGFYARHGWELDGATKIDQRPQFTLREHRRVKPLAHR, encoded by the coding sequence ATGACACCCCTGGTGATCCGAGACGCCGTCGCCGACGATGCCGAGGCCGTGGCCGGGGTGCACGTGCGCTCCTGGCAGGCGGCCTACGCGGGGCTCATCGACCAGGAGGTGCTGGACGGGCTCTCCGTGTCGGAGCGGGCCGACGGGTGGCGCCGCATCTTCGCCGACCCGCTGCCCACGAGCCTGGGGACGCTGGTCGCCGAGCGCGACGGCACCGTCGTCGGCTGGGCGTCGTTCGGCTCCGGTCGGGACCCTGACGGTCTGGACGACGCCGAGCTCTACGGCATCTACGCCGACCCGGCCGCGTGGTCGACGGGGGCGGGGCACGCTCTCCTCGACGCCGCTGAGCAGCGGATGATCGACGCCGGCCACACCCGCGCGTATCTCTGGGTGCTCGACGGCAACGACAGGGCCGACGGCTTCTACGCCCGGCATGGGTGGGAGCTCGACGGGGCCACGAAGATCGATCAACGCCCGCAGTTCACGCTCCGGGAGCATCGCCGCGTGAAGCCCCTCGCCCACCGCTGA
- a CDS encoding NAD(P)/FAD-dependent oxidoreductase: MGTTVFERRRPPQSVIDDALRDTALSVFWLDDVERPAHPPLRGTVHTDLVVVGGGYTGLWTAVRAKERDPERKVVLLEASRVSWAASGRNGGFCESSLTHGHENGVNRWPEEIDRLEELGHENLDGIAETVRRYDMDAEFERTGQLAVAVEPHQVEWLREEEGFLDREAVQAEVHSPTFLAGAWDRDGCALVHPAKLGLELARVAVELGVEIHEHSLVRRIEGADSGPVTLVTEHGRVTADAVALATNVFPSLLKRNRLMTVPVYDYVLMTEPLSAEQLASIGWQNRQGLADSANQFHYYRLTADDRILFGGYDAVYHFGGKVRPAYEDRMESHRRLASHFFTTFPQLAGLRFTHRWAGAIDSSSRFCAFFGTARGGRVAYATGFTGLGVGAARFAADVMLDKLAGEETVRTQLRMVREKPIPFPPEPAASVGINLVRAAMDRADHNEGRRNLFLKTLDALGMGFDS, translated from the coding sequence ATGGGCACCACGGTCTTCGAACGCCGGCGTCCTCCGCAGTCCGTCATCGACGACGCCCTGCGCGACACGGCCCTGTCGGTCTTCTGGCTCGACGACGTCGAGCGTCCCGCGCACCCGCCGCTCCGCGGCACCGTGCACACGGACCTCGTGGTCGTCGGCGGCGGCTACACCGGACTCTGGACGGCCGTGCGCGCGAAGGAGCGGGACCCGGAGCGGAAGGTGGTGCTCCTCGAGGCATCCCGTGTCTCTTGGGCCGCCTCGGGCCGGAACGGCGGCTTCTGCGAATCCAGCCTCACCCACGGTCACGAGAACGGCGTGAACCGCTGGCCCGAGGAGATCGACCGCCTCGAGGAGCTGGGGCACGAGAACCTCGACGGCATCGCCGAGACCGTGCGGCGGTACGACATGGATGCCGAGTTCGAGCGGACGGGCCAGCTCGCGGTCGCCGTGGAGCCGCATCAGGTCGAGTGGCTGCGCGAGGAGGAGGGCTTTCTCGACCGCGAGGCGGTGCAGGCGGAAGTGCATTCCCCCACGTTCCTCGCCGGCGCCTGGGATCGGGACGGCTGCGCCCTCGTGCACCCCGCGAAGCTGGGCCTGGAGCTCGCGCGAGTGGCCGTCGAACTCGGCGTGGAGATCCACGAGCACAGCCTCGTCCGGCGGATCGAGGGCGCAGACTCCGGCCCGGTGACCCTCGTCACGGAACACGGCCGGGTGACCGCCGACGCCGTGGCGCTCGCGACGAACGTGTTCCCCTCGCTCCTGAAGCGCAACCGCCTCATGACGGTGCCGGTCTACGACTACGTGCTGATGACGGAGCCGCTGTCGGCGGAACAGCTCGCATCCATCGGCTGGCAGAACCGTCAGGGGCTCGCCGACAGCGCCAACCAGTTCCACTACTACCGGCTCACCGCGGACGACCGGATCCTGTTCGGCGGCTACGACGCGGTGTACCATTTCGGCGGCAAGGTGCGCCCCGCCTACGAGGACCGGATGGAGAGCCACCGGCGCCTGGCCTCGCACTTCTTCACCACGTTCCCGCAGCTCGCCGGCCTCCGCTTCACGCATCGCTGGGCCGGGGCGATCGACTCCTCGAGCCGGTTCTGCGCGTTCTTCGGCACCGCCCGCGGCGGTCGGGTCGCCTACGCCACGGGGTTCACCGGACTCGGGGTCGGGGCCGCCCGGTTCGCGGCCGATGTCATGCTCGACAAGCTCGCCGGCGAGGAGACCGTGCGCACGCAGCTGCGGATGGTGCGCGAGAAGCCGATCCCGTTCCCGCCGGAGCCGGCCGCGTCCGTCGGCATCAACCTCGTCCGTGCCGCGATGGACAGGGCGGATCACAACGAGGGACGCCGGAACCTGTTCCTGAAGACGCTGGACGCCCTCGGCATGGGCTTCGACTCGTGA
- a CDS encoding Lrp/AsnC family transcriptional regulator — protein sequence MSPKTPPPALDDISKRIVELLQEDGRRPYAEIAREVGLSEAAARQRVQRLTESGLIQIVAVTDPLQLGFHRMSMIGIRVSGDPRAIAEELTAIPELAYVVVTLGTFDILVEAVCEDDDHLLDLIATRIRTIPGIIQTESLLYAGLYKDLYNWGTR from the coding sequence ATGAGTCCGAAGACGCCTCCCCCCGCACTCGACGACATCTCGAAGCGCATCGTCGAGCTGCTGCAGGAGGACGGGCGGCGTCCCTACGCGGAGATCGCCCGGGAGGTCGGTCTCAGCGAGGCCGCCGCCCGCCAGCGGGTGCAGCGGCTGACCGAATCGGGCCTGATCCAGATCGTCGCGGTGACCGATCCGCTGCAGCTCGGCTTCCACCGCATGTCGATGATCGGCATCCGGGTGTCGGGCGACCCCCGCGCGATCGCGGAGGAGCTCACGGCGATCCCCGAGCTCGCGTACGTCGTGGTCACCCTCGGGACGTTCGACATCCTCGTCGAGGCGGTGTGCGAGGACGACGACCATCTGCTCGACCTCATCGCCACCCGCATCCGCACCATCCCCGGCATCATCCAGACGGAGAGCCTGCTCTACGCCGGCCTCTACAAAGACCTCTACAACTGGGGAACGCGCTGA
- a CDS encoding gamma-aminobutyraldehyde dehydrogenase, translating to MSSPSTMTVSLQNFIGGRAVTASGSGRLPLIDPVTEEAYGEIPISDRTDVDAAYAAAAAAFPIWRDTPPSARQLALFRIAEEMAARAEEFADLESKDTGKPRATLVADEILQSVDQLRFFAGAARSLEGRAAAEYLPGHTSFVRREPIGVIGQVTPWNYPLNMAVWKIAPALAAGNTVVLKPAESTPLTTLLLAEIVARHTPAGTLNVVLGDRETGAALVEHPTPQMVAITGSVRAGMAVAHSAADDVKRVHLELGGKAPAIVFPDAAIAKAVDGIVTGAFFNAGQDCTAATRVLVHTSVHDEFVAALVERARTHARTGAPDEDGVLYGPLSSASQLAQVQGFIDRLPAHATIATGGRRQGDRGYFWEATVVTGVRQDDEVVQGEIFGPVLTVQPFDTEAEALAMANDVPYALAASVWTRDHARAMRFSRDLDFGCVWINTHIPFVSDMPHGGFKHSGYGKDLSQYGFDDYTRIKHVMTALD from the coding sequence ATGTCCTCACCGTCGACGATGACCGTGTCCCTGCAGAACTTCATCGGCGGTCGCGCCGTCACCGCATCGGGGAGCGGGCGCCTGCCGCTCATCGATCCGGTGACGGAAGAAGCCTACGGCGAGATCCCGATCTCCGACCGTACCGACGTGGATGCCGCGTACGCCGCGGCCGCGGCGGCGTTCCCGATCTGGCGGGACACCCCGCCGTCTGCGCGCCAGCTCGCGCTGTTCCGCATCGCCGAGGAGATGGCCGCGCGGGCCGAGGAGTTCGCCGACCTCGAGTCGAAGGACACCGGCAAGCCGCGGGCGACGCTCGTCGCCGACGAGATCCTGCAGTCGGTGGACCAGCTGCGGTTCTTCGCCGGGGCCGCACGGAGCCTCGAGGGTCGAGCTGCCGCGGAGTACCTCCCCGGGCACACCTCCTTCGTGCGCCGGGAGCCGATCGGCGTGATCGGGCAGGTGACGCCGTGGAACTACCCCCTGAACATGGCGGTGTGGAAGATCGCTCCCGCGCTCGCCGCCGGGAACACGGTCGTGCTGAAGCCGGCGGAGTCCACGCCGCTCACCACGCTGCTGCTCGCGGAGATCGTCGCGCGCCACACTCCCGCTGGCACGCTCAACGTGGTGCTCGGCGACCGCGAGACCGGAGCAGCGCTCGTCGAGCATCCGACGCCGCAGATGGTTGCCATCACCGGCTCGGTGCGCGCGGGCATGGCCGTGGCCCACTCGGCGGCCGACGACGTCAAGCGCGTGCACCTGGAGCTGGGCGGCAAGGCGCCCGCGATCGTGTTCCCGGATGCGGCGATCGCGAAGGCGGTCGATGGCATCGTCACCGGCGCTTTCTTCAACGCGGGGCAGGACTGTACTGCCGCGACCCGGGTGCTCGTGCACACCTCGGTGCACGACGAGTTCGTCGCCGCATTGGTGGAGCGGGCGCGAACGCACGCGCGGACCGGGGCGCCCGACGAGGATGGCGTGCTCTACGGCCCCCTGAGCAGTGCGTCTCAGCTCGCCCAGGTGCAGGGCTTCATCGACCGGCTCCCGGCGCACGCCACCATCGCGACCGGTGGGAGGCGACAGGGCGACCGCGGCTACTTCTGGGAGGCGACCGTCGTGACCGGGGTGCGGCAGGACGACGAGGTCGTGCAGGGCGAGATCTTCGGGCCCGTGCTCACCGTGCAGCCCTTCGATACCGAGGCGGAGGCGCTGGCGATGGCGAACGACGTCCCGTACGCGCTCGCCGCCTCGGTGTGGACGCGCGACCACGCCAGGGCGATGCGCTTCTCCCGCGATCTGGACTTCGGCTGTGTCTGGATCAACACCCACATCCCGTTCGTGTCGGACATGCCGCACGGCGGGTTCAAGCACTCCGGATACGGGAAGGACCTGTCGCAGTACGGCTTCGACGACTACACCCGCATCAAGCACGTGATGACCGCGCTCGACTGA